The following are encoded in a window of Brettanomyces bruxellensis chromosome 9, complete sequence genomic DNA:
- a CDS encoding uncharacterized protein (SECRETED:SignalP(1-19)~CAZy:GH5_9~CAZy:GH5~CAZy:GH5_45~CAZy:GH5_14~CAZy:GH5_50~CAZy:GH5_15~CAZy:GH5_49~CAZy:GH5_22~CAZy:GH5_46~CAZy:GH5_37~CAZy:GH5_23), producing MKFILLSTILSGLLSFAAAAPIILKKRDWDYTKDKIHGVNIGGWLVLEPYITPSLFETFGDDAPVDEYHYTQQLGKEEASKRLQEHWANWITEKDFEYIANLGLNMVRIPIGYWAFELQDNDPYVQGQQAYLDKALGWAEKNGLKVWIDLHGVPGSQNGFDNSGLRDQINWQTGSGNVDFTLNVLKEMIEKYSDSDYSDTIIGIELLNEPLGSSLNMDELKVFYSSGYELVRDQDASIPVIIQDAFQSDYYWDDFLNTEQDTNIYGVVVDHHHYQVFSTGELQRDMDTRIQTACNWGKQEGGEYHWNVCGEFSAALTDCAKWLNGLGRGARYDSSYGGGAYVGSCDDLYTYDEDYWNNSDVIKQYRQYVEAQMDAFENGKMGGWVFWCWKTESAVEWDFQRLAGLNVIPQPLDDRLYPNQCSF from the coding sequence ATGaagtttattttattgtcCACAATTTTGAGTGGTCTTCTCTCgtttgctgctgctgctccAATCATTTTAAAGAAACGTGATTGGGATTACacaaaagataaaattCATGGTGTGAATATTGGAGGTTGGCTTGTTCTAGAGCCATACATTACACCTTCGCTATTTGAGACGTTTGGTGACGATGCACCAGTGGATGAATATCACTACACTCAACAGCTAGGCAAGGAAGAGGCTTCTAAGAGATTACAAGAGCACTGGGCTAACTGGATTACAGAGAAGGACTTCGAATATATTGCCAATCTGGGTCTTAACATGGTTAGGATTCCAATTGGATACTGGGCTTTTGAATTGCAGGACAATGATCCATACGTCCAGGGACAGCAAGCGTATTTGGACAAGGCTCTTGGCTgggcagaaaaaaatggcttGAAAGTTTGGATCGATTTGCATGGTGTTCCAGGCTCTCAAAATGGATTTGATAATTCTGGTTTGCGTGATCAAATCAACTGGCAAACTGGTTCCGGAAATGTCGATTTCACATTAAACGTGTTGAAAGAAATGATTGAGAAATATTCCGATTCCGATTACAGCGACACAATTATTGGAATTGAGTTGTTGAACGAGCCTTTAGGATCCTCCTTGAACATGGATGAACTTAAGGTCTTCTACAGTAGTGGCTATGAACTTGTTAGAGACCAGGATGCTTCCATTCCAGTCATTATTCAAGATGCTTTCCAGTCCGATTACTACTGGGATGACTTTTTAAATACTGAGCAAGACACAAACATTTACGGCGTTGTTgttgatcatcatcactacCAGGTCTTTTCTACTGGTGAACTTCAGAGAGACATGGATACACGCATTCAAACCGCATGTAACTGGGGTAAGCAGGAAGGTGGGGAGTACCACTGGAATGTCTGCGGAGAGTTCTCAGCAGCCCTTACGGATTGTGCCAAGTGGCTCAATGGTTTAGGAAGGGGTGCCAGATATGACTCTTCATATGGAGGTGGTGCTTATGTTGGAAGTTGTGATGATTTGTACACGTACGATGAAGACTACTGGAACAATAGTGATGTCATCAAGCAATACAGGCAGTATGTGGAGGCCCAAATGGATGCATTTGAGAATGGAAAGATGGGAGGATGGGTTTTCTGGTGTTGGAAGACAGAATCCGCTGTTGAGTGGGACTTCCAGAGGTTGGCTGGCCTTAACGTCATTCCTCAGCCTTTGGATGACAGGTTATATCCTAACCAGTGTAGCTTCTAA
- the YTA12 gene encoding Mitochondrial inner membrane m-AAA protease component (MEROPS:MER0002605) → MALSSCRASNSLRSNFALKCLVSGTHLVPWGSSVRGLSTLFTQGKKANQVWDGASCFFFTNDRYFSSPMTRERTVQRFNIKRYLHNEADKGNDDHKSDPSKFNSEGRRVFSDEEAKQLYQKLKVIWYDNSLNEYHKNLKITELFINYGIEGVASPSASKVVSVILSDPDSKNPGQKFENVQKFHQNLVDFFLMQHQNIKPARDEKFNSSQKTSGGDKNNGGFNNNMKMFNGQVNFQWFLIWLSTGIILLYMLGSDSFEKEITWQDFRTSLLDKGYVEKLIVINSNRVRVVLNDKGRSQPMGANAEYYFTISSVRTFEERLKKAQDENKVPDNVRIPVSYVHSTPIGKTLWSLLPTVILFAFIFWSTSKILKSGRGLGAGMFGKQKKFKKFNAEKNVKISFSDVAGCDEAKEEILEFVNFLKDPQRYERLGAKIPRGAILCGPPGTGKTLLARATAGEAKVPFYSVSGSEFVEMFVGVGASRVRELFTTARENAPSIVFVDEIDAIGKSRSKGKASGGNDERENTLNQLLVEMDGFSSSDYVVVLAGTNRVDVLDPALLRPGRFDRKVYLSNPELEGRKAIFGVHMKKIKLSPDCDLEDLKGRLATLTPGFSGADIANVCNEAALGAARQNEDCVKLHDFEQAIERVIAGLEKKSKVLSPDEKKVVAYHEAGHAIVGWFTKYADPLLKVSIVPRGQSALGYAQYLPPDIYLYSTDKLMDQMTMALGGRVSEELHFDSVTSGASNDFEKVTNIAQRMVMACGLSPKVGLISYNIDRGTDMTKPFSDKTAALIDSEVHRIVDECYSRCKKLLSEKSKEVELVAQYLLKKEVITREDMVRLLGKRPFPDQNDAFDKYIKSKEERELEKKDANGKDGKNSDSSQPKDKGHTVEKGKEEDDHKNDSNEGPKDD, encoded by the coding sequence ATGGCATTATCATCTTGCCGAGCTAGTAATTCTTTGAGATCGAACTTTGCTTTGAAGTGTCTGGTCAGTGGTACACATTTGGTTCCTTGGGGATCTTCTGTGCGTGGTTTAAGCACTTTGTTTActcaaggaaaaaaagcaaaccAAGTATGGGATGGCGCATCatgttttttcttcacaaATGATCGTTACTTTTCAAGCCCTATGACAAGGGAACGAACTGTTCAAAGGTTCAATATCAAAAGATATTTGCACAATGAAGCAGATAAGGGGAATGACGATCATAAAAGTGATCCTTCGAAATTTAATTCAGAGGGTCGAAGAGTATTCagtgatgaagaagcaaagcaaTTGTATCAGAAATTGAAGGTCATCTGGTACGATAATTCACTTAATGAATATCACAAGAATCTAAAGATTACGGAGTTATTTATTAACTATGGTATCGAAGGTGTAGCTTCGCCTTCTGCTTCTAAGGTCGTTAGTGTGATACTGTCAGATCCTGATAGCAAAAACCCCGgacaaaaatttgaaaatgttcaGAAGTTCCACCAAAATTTGGtggatttctttttgatgcAACATCAGAATATCAAGCCTGCTAGAGATGAGAAATTCAACTCTTCTCAAAAGACATCTGGTGGAGATAAGAACAATGGTGGATTCAATAACAACATGAAGATGTTTAATGGACAGGTTAACTTTCAATGGTTTTTGATCTGGCTTTCTACGGGTATCATTCTGTTGTATATGCTTGGTTCAGATTCgtttgaaaaagagattACTTGGCAAGATTTTCGAACCTCTCTTCTTGACAAAGGTTACGTTGAAAAGTTGATTGTGATCAATAGCAACAGGGTCCGTGTTGTTCTCAATGATAAGGGCAGGAGCCAACCAATGGGAGCAAATGCGGAATATTATTTCACGATAAGTTCTGTGAGAACTTTTGAGGAGCGTCTCAAGAAAGCtcaagatgaaaataaggTGCCTGATAACGTGCGCATTCCTGTGAGCTATGTTCACAGCACTCCTATCGGGAAAACACTTTGGAGTTTGTTGCCGACTGtaattctttttgctttcatcTTCTGGTCAACTTCAAAGATTCTGAAGAGCGGACGTGGTCTGGGAGCAGGAATGTTTGGGAAAcagaagaagttcaaaaaattcaatgCGGAGAAAAATGTCAAAATCAGCTTCAGTGATGTCGCTGGTTGTGATGAGgcaaaggaagaaattttgGAATTTGTCAACTTCTTAAAGGATCCACAAAGATATGAAAGATTGGGAGCTAAAATACCACGTGGTGCCATATTATGCGGACCACCAGGTACGGGTAAAACGTTATTAGCACGTGCAACAGCAGGTGAAGCCAAGGTTCCGTTCTATTCTGTTTCAGGATCTGAATTTGTCGAAATGTTTGTCGGTGTTGGTGCTTCGAGAGTTCGTGAGTTATTCACCACGGCAAGAGAGAATGCTCCATCTATCGTTTTCgttgatgaaattgacgCTATTGGTAAGTCCAGATCTAAGGGTAAAGCATCTGGTGGAAATGATGAGCGTGAAAACACCTTGAACCAATTACTTGTTGAAATGGATGGATTTTCATCCAGTGATTATGTCGTGGTTCTTGCGGGAACTAATAGAGTCGATGTCCTAGATCCAGCATTGCTTAGACCAGGAAGATTTGACAGAAAGGTTTATCTTAGTAACCCAGAAttggaaggaagaaagGCTATTTTCGGCGTGCacatgaagaaaatcaagctCTCTCCTGACTGTGATCTAGAAGATTTAAAGGGACGCTTGGCCACTCTTACTCCTGGATTCTCCGGAGCCGATATTGCTAATGTTTGCAATGAGGCCGCTTTAGGTGCGGCAAGACAAAATGAGGATTGTGTTAAACTTCATGACTTTGAGCAAGCCATTGAACGTGTTATAGCTGGattggagaagaagagtaAAGTCTTGTCGCctgatgaaaagaaggttGTCGCCTATCATGAGGCTGGACATGCGATTGTTGGTTGGTTCACAAAATATGCAGATCCTCTTCTAAAGGTTTCTATAGTTCCGAGAGGGCAGAGTGCTTTGGGTTATGCTCAATATCTTCCTCCGGACATTTATCTTTATTCAACAGATAAATTAATGGATCAAATGACTATGGCATTGGGAGGAAGAGTTAGTGAGGAGCTTCATTTTGATTCCGTCACGTCAGGTGCTTCGAACGATTTTGAGAAGGTGACTAATATTGCTCAAAGAATGGTTATGGCGTGTGGTCTTTCCCCTAAAGTTGGTCTTATTTCTTACAACATTGATAGGGGTACAGATATGACAAAACCATTTAGTGACAAAACCGCCGCTCTTATTGATTCTGAAGTCCATCGTATTGTTGATGAGTGCTATTCTAGATGTAAGAAACTTTTAAGTGAGAAGTCTAAGGAAGTTGAGCTTGTTGCTCAgtatttattaaaaaaggaagtgATTACGCGGGAAGATATGGTCAGATTGTTAGGCAAAAGACCATTTCCTGATCAAAATGATGCATTCgacaaatatattaaaagtAAAGAGGAGAGAGAattggagaaaaaggaCGCTAATGGGAAGGATGGAAAAAATTCGGATTCTTCTCAACCCAAAGATAAAGGTCATACAGTGGAGAAgggaaaagaggaagatgatcaTAAAAATGATAGCAATGAAGGTCCAAAAGATGactaa